ATTAGACTTACCTAAAGACCAGCGCCATGCAAGTAGCATTTTTGGAAAAGGGCAACGATACTCAAATCATATTCGGAAAGGATTCGCAGAAACATTGGCTCTGTTGGGGTCACATGGAGAATCCCTAACAGCTTGCCCAAATGGAATGCCAAAGCAAGTAGTCTATCAGGTTGTGAATTCTCTTTTAGCCGAGGCTGATTCGAGACAGTGGGCTAGCCTTAATGATGTATTACCACTTTTTGCGGAAGCATCACCAGATGCATTTCTAAGCGCTGTTGGAGGAGCGAGTGAAAAACCAGAGGAACCATTTTCTGGTGTCTTTGCAGAAGAAGGAGATGCCTTTTTTGGTAGTAGTTATATAACAGGTTTACTTTGGGCCTTGGAGCTATTGGCCTGGAGCGGTGATTATTTAATCCGTGTATGTAGTATCCTCGCAAATTTAGCATCGGTTGATCCTGGAGGTAGATGGGCAAACAGACCTGCAAATTCACTCGCCACTATATTACTGCCTTGGATTCCAAGAACCGTTGCAGATTCTGAAAAACGACATAGTGCGGTCCAGTTAATTGTTCGTGAACACCCAGAAGTCGCTTGGAAACTCCTGTTGGGTTTACTACCGCAACGGCACTCTACTTCAAGCGGTACATACCGACCTAAATGGCATAATTTTATTCCAGAAGATTGGAAAGATGGGGCTACTTGGGAGCAACGATGGCGAGATGAAGCTTTCTATGCGGATATAGCTCTGAAACTTGCCGGAGATAGCCCAACACGGCTTATAGAATTACTGCCGTTTTATTTTCATCTGCATCCGAAATATAGTAATTTTGCAGAATCGCTTCTTAATCGCCTTGAATCTGATGCTATCCTTAGCTTATCCGACAATCAACGACTTGAGCTATGGACAGCTCTAAGTACAAAAATTACCAATCACAAGAAGTATAAAGACAGTGAAGCTTGGATGGTGCCAGAAGAATCACTAAATGATTTAATTGTTACTGCTAATAAACTCAAACCAGAGGAACCCGAAGTTCGACATAAGAGACTTTTCTCAGGACGGGATTCAGACCTTTATAATGAAAAGGGAAATTGGGAAGAGCAGAGGAATAGATTACTTCAGCGTCGAATTGATGCAATACAGGAAATGTTGAACCGTGGTGGTTTTGAAAGTTTGAAAAAGTTTTGGCGTTCCGTAAAATCACCACATGAAGTCGGAAATGCTTACGGGTTTGTTGCTGACCAACCAGACGATTTAAGTGTTCTTCCTGAAATGTTGGAATCGGGTATCGAAGCTGATTTAAAGTTTTCTATCAGTTATATCTGGCGTCGTTTCCACATTAATCAATGGGATTGGGTTGATAGTATGGACCGGTCATCCTGGTCTGTGTCTGCAAAGGCTGAATTCTTTTCTGCACTTCCATTTGAGAATGAGGTGTGGAAGCGCATAGTCGCGGAACTGGGCGAAAAAGAACCAGAGTATTGGAAACGTGCACGTGCACATCCAGATCGCAATCATCTCGATAGAATAGAGTATGCGATCGACCAATTGATTAGAACTGGACGTTCCGATGCCGCCATTCAATGTTTTTGGATAGGAAGGCTTTGGGGGGATAAGTTTAATGAATTATGCCTCCGTGCTCTTGAGACATTTAATGATAATCACCATGTTGACTCACACTCCATACAAGAAGTTATTGATCACCTCCAAAAGGATAAAACCGTTAACGAAGAGCGCCTTGCTAATATGGAAGTAAAATTTCTTGGCCTTTTAGATAAATATAGTGGTTCTCAACCTCGCACCCTATATCGCCATTTAGCTGAACGTTCTAAATTTTTCTGTGAAGTTATAAGAATGATTTTCCGTTCAAAAAAAGAAGTCAAAGAAGAATCTGATATAAAACCTGAAACAGATGAAACTGCTCAACGAATTGCCGAACGAGCCTATCGTTTGTTGATGGATTGGGATCATCCACCGGGTTTATTGATTGATGGCACATTTGACGGGAAACAGTTACATAAATGGACAAATTCAGTTAAAGAAGAATGCTTGGAAACTGGCCACTGGGAGATTGCCTCCCAGAAAATAGGTGAAGTTTTATTCCATGTCCCTCAAGATGAGGATGGCCTGTGGGCGGAACCTGCTTGTGAGTTGCTTGATTCGAAAGAGAATCAAAATTTCCGGCTTGGTCTTGAAGTTAAGATTTTCAACAGCAGAGGTACTTACGGTTTTTCTGGCGGCGAAGAGGAAATTAAGCTTGCAGAAAAGTGGGAGGAAATAGCCGACCAAGCAGATAAAAAGGGCTTTTCAAGGCTTGCTACTACTCTTCGCGGACTTGGAAAAAGTTACAGAGAAGATGCAAAACGCTCAGTTTTAGAGCATCGACATAGATTCGATTAGCGAATTCAACAATCCAAATGAAGACGGATAAACCGCTTATTTGGGTTAGCACTCAGGAGATATTATGAGCACCGTCAAACATACGGCGGATTTTCAGATCAGGCAGCCGATACAGAGATTGTTTCCTTTGTTCAGTGCAGAAGGGGAAAAGTTATGGGTTCCGGGCTGGGAGTATGAGAATGTCATGGGATCAACGGATCTTCATGAGGACTATATATTTTTGACAAAAAATCATGACCATGCTTCCACTGACGCAATTTGGCTGACAAAACGATATCGGCCGGAATCTCATTTTGTGCAGTTTTACAAGGTCGAACCCAAGGATAAAGTGGGGATTATTACTGTCCAGTGTAAAAAAATAGGTGATACTCAAACGCAGGTGGTAGTCAGCTACGAATATATCGGTTTAAGCAGGAAAAGCAATGAATTTATTGAAAAATTCACATCTTCTGAATTCAAAGAATTTATCAGCCAGTGGAAAAGTTTGCTGGTGAATTACTTTGAGCGCCATGCCGACAAAACAATACAGCAAACAAACCGCTGAATATGACGTTGCTATAAATGAATCTTCTCATAGTTTCCGACATATTCGGCAGAACAAAAGCCCTGGATGATCTTGCCGATTATTTTGATGAAAAAAAAATCCAGACTGAAATACTGGATCCATATCACCGGCGGTATATGAATTTTGAAAATGAAAATCAGGCTTACCGCGCATTTCATGCGGAAACCGGCCTTGGAAATTATATTGATCTGCTGAAACAGAAGCTTTTAGGCAAAAAGCCGGAAAAAACAGTGATTCTGGGCTTCAGTGTTGGCGCGTCCGCCATATGGGCGGTTTCACATCATATTGAAGCAGAACCGTTCAAAGGTATCTGTTTTTACAGTTCCCAGATTCGGAACTCTCTGGAAATAAAACCAAAGATAAAGATTGAGTTATATTTTGCAAAGGCAGAGCCTGCATATGATGTTGATGCGATAATTTCAAAATTAGAGATCAATAATAACGTGACATGTTTTAAGACAAAATTCATGCATGGTTTTATGAATGAGCGATCTAAAAATTTCAATGAGGATGGCTTTTTAAAATACAGGGAAATCATAAAAACCAGCATCGCCCGCCATTTGACCGGGTCCGTTGATGTCGGATAGTAGAAACCGTCGATTGAACGGCAAAAAAATCCATACACTGCGGAAGCAGTTTGAATAAATTTCCAATGAGAAAACATGTGCGGCCCGGACCGATGCTCATGATCCGGACCGGGCATTATAAAATTTATATCTTGTAGATAATCCGCTTGTCAGTGATAATGATATCCACGGTGTGTTTTCTGGAATCCATCTGGATCTGCTCCACGATCTGCTCTTCAAAGGCTAGGGACACCTTCCGGCAGGTTTCCGGCAGCCGGGTGATCAGGCGGGTGTAATAGTTGTTGCCCAATCCGATGCGGCCCCCTTTGTCATCAAAAGCCAGTCCCGGAATAAATGCAATGTCAATGTCATCCAGAAGGACTTTCTTGCATTTTTCCGTGTCCGGCTCCAGAATGTCGTTTTTGTTCAAGCCCAGATCCTTGTCATAATCGGATATTTTACAAAGATTGAACACATTTTTCGTGTCTGTAAAAACCGGGAGAACAATCGCTTTTTCAATCTGAAGGGCTTTCCGGATGATCGGCTCCATGGGAATCTGATCATTGCCCGATGTATACATGAAAGAAATCTGGGCTTCTCTGAAATTGGCGAATTCAAACACTTTGGCCTGAATCTGCTCATATTTGGCTTCCAGCTCGGGTTTGGTGAATTCATCCAATTTTTCAGCCACCTGCACCAGTATGTTGCTGCTTGTGTTTTTCACCTCTTCCATAATCTTTTTTTCCTTATGATTCCAAAAAAATATTCCAAATAATTATACACAAGTCATCGCTTGTCAACCTGCAATAATCCATTGACTGTTCACAAGTCCCATGTTATTTGATTCTTTGGGAAAGAAAGCCTTGACATGACACTAGGACAATCCATATCTCAACGGATTGAGAAGGACAAAAATGCTGGATTTAAAATATATTATCAACCATCTGGACACGGTGCAGAAAGGGATGGAAAAACGGAATGCCCCCATTGACTTTTCACCCCTTTTTCAAAACGAAGAAAAAAGAAAAAAACTGCTGCTGGAAATCGAACAGTTGCGCCATCAGCGCAATGTGGTGTCCGATGACATTGCAAAAATGAAACGGTCCGGCCAGGATGCCCAGCCCCGCATCGAAGAGATGCGGACCGTGTCCGAAACCATTAAAAATCTGGACCAGGACCTGGTGGAAGTGGAAACCGCCATCCATTCCTTTTTGATCACCCTGCCCAACCTGCCCCATGACGATGTGCCCAAAGGCCGAGACGATACGGAAAACCGGCTGGAAAGAACCTATGGCACGCCCCGGCAATTCGATTTTCCGATTCAGGATCATGCCGACATTGGAGAAAACTTAGGGATTCTGGATCTGGGCCGGGCCGCCAAACTGGCGGGTTCGCGATTCCCGCTGTACATGGGGTCCGGCGCACGCCTGGAACGGGCGTTGATCAATTTCATGCTGGACATTCATACCCGGGAACATGGGTATAAGGAAACCCTTCCCCCGTTTATCGTGAACCGCGCCACCATGACCGGCACGGGCCAGCTGCCCAAATTCGAGGAAGACCTGTTCAAGCTGGAAGGGCTGGACTATTTTCTGATTCCCACCTCAGAAGTGCCCGTGACCAATATCTATGCCAATGAAATTCTGGCGGAGGCGGATCTGCCCTGTAAATTCACGGCCTACACCCCCTGCTTCCGGTCTGAAGCCGGGTCTTACGGCCGGGACACCAAAGGGCTGATCCGGCAGCACCAGTTCAACAAAGTGGAAATGGTGAAGATCACCACCCCGGAATCTTCCTTTGATGAGCTGGAATCCCTGCTGGCCAATGCCGAAACCATTCTTCAGCGCCTGGAACTTCCCTATCAGGTTCTGACGCTGTGCACCGGAGATTTGGGCTTTTCCGCCACCAAAACCTATGATATCGAGGTGTGGATGCCGGGACAGGACAAATACAGAGAGATCTCTTCTTGCAGCAACTGCCTGGATTTTCAAGCGCGCCGGGCCAACATCCGCTTTAAGCGGGAAAATGCCAAAAAACCCGAATTCTGCCATACCCTGAACGGGTCCGGCCTGGCCGTGGGCAGAACCTTTGCCGCCATCCTTGAAAACTATCAGCAGCCCGACGGAACGGTCACCATTCCCGAAGCGCTCATCCCATACATGGGAGGTCAAAAAACGATCAAAAATGAAAACTGATCTGTTTCCAGAACATATCCGGCCCCATCTCATTCCCAAGCCCAAAGGGGAGCTGTATTATCAGTGCCTGGGGTGCGGGGCGCAGCATTCCGTGGAAAAACTGCTGTATGTGTGCCCGAAATGCAATGCCGTGCTCATGATCCATAACCGCCATCAGGAGGAGCTGCACAAACTGTCCGGCACCTTGTGGCAGCAGATTTTTGACTATCGAAAG
Above is a window of Desulfotignum balticum DSM 7044 DNA encoding:
- the serS gene encoding serine--tRNA ligase yields the protein MLDLKYIINHLDTVQKGMEKRNAPIDFSPLFQNEEKRKKLLLEIEQLRHQRNVVSDDIAKMKRSGQDAQPRIEEMRTVSETIKNLDQDLVEVETAIHSFLITLPNLPHDDVPKGRDDTENRLERTYGTPRQFDFPIQDHADIGENLGILDLGRAAKLAGSRFPLYMGSGARLERALINFMLDIHTREHGYKETLPPFIVNRATMTGTGQLPKFEEDLFKLEGLDYFLIPTSEVPVTNIYANEILAEADLPCKFTAYTPCFRSEAGSYGRDTKGLIRQHQFNKVEMVKITTPESSFDELESLLANAETILQRLELPYQVLTLCTGDLGFSATKTYDIEVWMPGQDKYREISSCSNCLDFQARRANIRFKRENAKKPEFCHTLNGSGLAVGRTFAAILENYQQPDGTVTIPEALIPYMGGQKTIKNEN
- a CDS encoding 5-formyltetrahydrofolate cyclo-ligase, encoding MEEVKNTSSNILVQVAEKLDEFTKPELEAKYEQIQAKVFEFANFREAQISFMYTSGNDQIPMEPIIRKALQIEKAIVLPVFTDTKNVFNLCKISDYDKDLGLNKNDILEPDTEKCKKVLLDDIDIAFIPGLAFDDKGGRIGLGNNYYTRLITRLPETCRKVSLAFEEQIVEQIQMDSRKHTVDIIITDKRIIYKI